cgggaaaggctattagcaggtcaaagtcgtcagaagtcctatgcaaataatcgacgacgagacttggagtttcaggtagatgactgggtattcctaaaggtatcacagATGAAAGGCgctatgagattcggtaagaaaggaaagcttagccctcggtacattggaccttatacgattatacgcagagtaggccaagtagcatatgagttagactttccTTGTaaattggagtctgtacatccaatatttcatgtgtctatactccgtaggtgtattggagatccctctaaagtcatttTAGTTGACGATGTTCAGTTTACAGAGCAGCTATCAGATGAGGAAGCTCTCATTgttatactagatagacaagttcggagattaagaacaaaggatgtagcttcagttaaagtactttggattaacaataatgCGGAGGatatgacttgggaagctgaagaagaaatgaagactaggtatcctcacttgtttccacttccgtaggaggatcagactgagacatcacaacctttaggtacgtatatggaacttgattcttatgttagatactgttattggtcgtgtgaggccattggtgttattgatgattgtggccctgtgtggctttgtattgttgggtttgctgtgtgacaagttggtagtagtaccgttacagaggagactctgccaaattttttatagatttctgggagtttaacattcgaggacgaatgtttctaaggggggaagattgttacaccctgtgcgtcccaaggtgacgtaatgaatatgagacttgttaatcatgatttaaatggttttaaagtcataatatggctatatatgatgtttggatagaaaatatgaagtttgggaaaaatcatattaaagttgcggaaacaccCCTGTAATAAAGcttttttataaatatatttcatgtgatatatgaggtatttttgggacatattataaaTCAAATTGAAGTTCTTGtaatgtagtttccaactctcCTAATCGTTCATTCATATGACATCCTGATAGAAAGATATAAGCGTCGAAATatgggcgaatgagagggtgccaagctagcacctctttgacttttcaaaagttgatatatatgtcttaactcgtctctctcttcattttcacATAGAACCTGACCATAGAACACCATAGAACCTAtctttgagctctctaatagtgtttcaaataatattatcatcccgAGCAcagaatcaagaagcgataatattaaaacgatccctacgacgtaagtatcgctatatcgcctctctttatctttgtagtttgagttttggaaggtaattcatagttaagaaaatgtttactttctgtatttaagtgtttaaatatcaagaaatgttgataaatttattttctaatagttagaactcacgggacggtgatcggaagccgtgaattcgagttatttgacttgtagttgattattttgtgggttgtttcgtgttgcctttgggctgtatatttttctattatttaatGGAATTTTGGAGGACAAattgtgtggagaaacaccacaatGACGGAATAGTGGGCTAGTCGTTCGTTGTTATATTGTTTTAAGTTGTTAGACACTACTTtagttgtcgttttatgtatgaagtaattagagtgtgtgggctgttttgtggtatattgtgatggagataaggttggaaaatgatacttatatgttgttattattgtgttcttgttgttgttggtatatggtattggaggagggcctagttacaggggagatgttgCCTatatttacgtaaacgagctactagtttaagttgtggacttagcctttactcaatactgattttgaatctccttatgatatGGTAGATTGAATTAAGTTGTTTGAAAAtattcttggaaggtattaaggactcaacggagttaaggtatgttaagtttatcccttctttctttttggcatgatccaaatgatacaaacaaaacgagcaaaatacgcaactttcataaatgactctattcatagaaatactagggttgtctatattcttgattccccatgtgaagtattattatatcctctgttcatgggtctcaaaaaaatacgtatttgataaagtttgtctgaaagacatattaattttatgatagtctagaaatcttattaacgtatttcttatgcatttcatgcatttatacatgtacattgacccatgatcagaaggcgttatatacatgtatattatatgtatatgggatatggaaaaaggttatggcgctATATactcaccaccacctgatcagctggtatacgttgatgattttgcccacagtggccgagatgatatgatggcatgccctcagaggcttgatgatgttattaacgcatatacctatgcatggtatgacatttatacgcacatgcatgacattataaattttcatgattcatagagctattcagaatttcaagttgagttctttactccatgtttcttttatgtcttttatatactactgtcatgccttacatattcggtactttatttgtactaatatcccttttgcctggggacgctgtgtttcatgcccacaggtcccgatagacaggttgagagttctcttagtaggctatcagctcaacagaaggtgtttgtgcaccccacttgctccggagttgcctatttggtcactatgatttgaatatgtattgattggtatggcggagcCCTGTCCTAACCttgatgatatttatgtactcttagagacttgtagatagatgtcaagTATACGaatactggtatggccttataggccagtacgtcatatgtataagtcagtatatcaagttgggtcaccctatattgggtattttctcatgttttattctacttatctcacgacagcctctccggctcaattacctatgatagtatgatacaaaagatacgttacgttggtactcagttgagtaaggtacagggtgcccgtcacggcccatcgatttgggtcgtgacagcaagcTTTATCAATCCCCCTCggtagagtcggggactataCTGACGTATGAGATGGTCGATAGTGAAGGGGAACTTGTCGAGCTTGCTCATGAATAAACGCAGCAGAATAAAaatcctccaaaatgaaggatgAATCTGCCCGAGCATCACttcataccttttgcaaaaggctatgATAACTGGATCTAgagggcccaacgtgaaaggataagtataaatacttagaaaaccctccacatgggtagtgaTTGATTCCTCGGGCGTAGGCACCACCACATGTTTACCGACCCAATTATAATCTTCCTTGACTTTGGGGAGGAAATCGTTAGTGATGGAGCGTATATACCTCGAGACCAGCTTGCATCGACCCGGTATGGAAGGGGTTTTCTCGATCTTGAAATCGGCCCCAATCGGGCACCCCGCAGGAACAAACGTGGTTAAGGGGGGTTCTGGTGTCTTCCTCGACAACAGTAGATAGAGCCTTTTCCTCTTCAAACGGTCTCGAAGAAGAGGGAGTTTTATTTTGAGGAATAGATTTAGAAGTATTTGCCATTGCTTCTAAGTAAGGGTCAAGAGATGGTACTGATGAAAGAGAGGGCGTAATTGGCGGATagttgtgaaaattttcagaaaattataAAGGAAACTTGAACCAGAAAATCAGAGGAAAAATGTGATGAAATTTTTCTTAAACGCATAAGAACAAACGTGTGAATGTAAAAGTTCTAATGGATGGAAGGATGAAGTATTTATAATTTGCAAATGGCGGTTCAAAACCCGTAGTGGATGTCCAACAACTGACACATATTTAATGCCTTGAGGACTGGACCAACTGGACGTTTCAGTTACCTTTCGTCGCTTACGTCATGATTTATCGAAGCAAGGCTTGgaagttcatatcgtttctcgtcgtcttttctccgaaaaatgaggggactatctgtatatggtcgaaacCGGGTTCATCTATTGTATGACCAGTCGAGACTGAAACGTAACGGGTCGAAGCTCGATCCCGGGTGATATCGAACCAAGGTACGAAGTTAAAACGTTGAGCTCGTGACTCCGGGACCGAACAAGATCGAGGGAACTTTATCAAACCAAATAACGGAAGGCCGAAATATCTACAATCAGTTTGAGATCATGGCGAAAATCTCGGCATGTATCGAggagaggccgattaattagcaaatcatgagatcttttaccttttatagaattgtatcaagagtagggcTCCCCTGCTATATAAAGggaggtctgatcatttgtaaaagACATTGAAAGACGCATCCTAAAGCAATACACTGTTATTTGTAGTTCTTATTATCTTGTCTTTTTTATTCCGACATCGATTGAGACATTTCTTGACTTGGGAGTGACCAACCTTCAAGGCTAAGGCTGTCCAATTTGTgtggtttgtatttattttcttctcactaatttcaatattaatctgtTCTTCCAATTTGTATCatgttatatcacgtatccttaaaatcgcgtataaattcaattgttattccaTTTTAGGGTAAATACCAATGACAAGATATTTAAATTACTTTAATCACAACTTAAAGACCAAACATTGTATGAAATGGaagaatttaaaaatataaactaaGATGAATTTTGGAGGATGAAATATCTTTAAAATCACTCACGAGCAATATGTAAAATTTGATCATTGGTGAATAAATTCATTGTATGAAATGGAAGAAAAAATTTCAAAAGAAGGCTCATTGGAGTTAGTTGTAAATAGGGAAAACATTTACTCGAAATTGTTTTGATGATTGCATCGCATTGGAGTTAAAAATGAAAATAGAAGAAAGAGTACTACTGGCTCCATTTTAAGTGGCAACTACTCTAAGAGAAATGATTAATTAAGATCAACCTCATGATTAGGCAGATAAGTGAAGTTTGACTAGTCTAATCCTAGTGTAGAATGACAATAATGATGTACTTCTAGATCTCTCGTTTAATAACAAACATTTGTtacttcttttttcttcttctcttgtaATTGTCTAAATAAAATTCCATTATCCTGTCATTCTGTAGCAATATATCTCCCTGATTGAGCTAGAAAATTAAATGATCaaaatcagaagaagaagaaaaaaaagaagtaaaaagtGTTTTGGTTGAACTCTCGTAAGAATTGATTTGGAATATTAATAATTATTAAACGACAAAGAACAAACAGGTGATGGAAACAACTAATTTGATCCccatctctttcttttcttttgttttttgggAATCCAGTTTTGGAGAACAGCTTAGAGGAATTGTTCTTAGGGTAGTTGAGTTGTAAGATCATGAGCTTTTTCCAAAGGTCGATTATAGCAAAATGTACTTCCATATGAATGCCCATTATATTATTACTTTACTAGATACTATATCATATAAAAAGTGAAATTCACATTATTTTAGCAAAAGATACAGCTTTTTGTCGTAATTTTGAGAACAAGGGGTGATGGACCTAGTTGCCAAAATCATTCCAAGCTTCAAGGATGTCTCTTACTACTTGATTAAAAAGGGTATTCCtgcacaaagcatcccgcgtTCATGCAGGAGTTGGAAAAATACTGTATTCCAAGAGGTATGATGTAGACAGTCTACCCTAATATAAGTATTAATACCTGTTTTCACGGGGTCACACGAAAATAACTTTAACATTGCTTCAAGACTCCACTTCTCTTGCtacttgattaatttatataatattggaTTATTCTTTTAATCACTCTTAGTTTTTCATGACTACTTGTTTAGCCTAAAAAGGGAAAATATTGAGGATATCAATAGAGTTTTACACTCAAAGTGTAGGGTGGCCTGAAGACACTAACAACTTTTTATGTGCAAGCACGTTCACTTCTCCCATAATACTAGAAATAAAGGACTAAAAATTCATTCCTAGTGCAGAAATAATTATACATAACAACGTGCCAGCAACAAAACAAGTGCAGGTGAAACCAAGAAGAAGAGAAACCCTAGTTAGTATAGGAGTATACATTTAAGagaaattaatatatatataaacaagaCCACTTATATAATtataataagaagaaaaaaaaagaacataGAAGCTTGTTACACCAACTTCCAGTTGGGAAACAACTCAGTGAAGCACTAATAATAGGCCCCCACAGCTTCTTATGTCCTCCATATTTGAAGCATTTTTCATCTAAGTTTAGTTCTATACACCTACCAAAAAAGAGAaatgtgaaaaataaaaatgcaCCCACCCCCTATCATTTCAAAATTCATTTGTCCCTCGGCCAGCATAACATGTGCTTAGCCATTCCATCAATCTTTTTAAAGTCCAGATGAGATGAGAGAACCTTTTGTTGTTGCTGTTCCCACAAACCATCTTACAAACTCTCACGTCTTTCTTTCTTAAAAAAAAGTTTCATGCAAAGCTAAGAAACTCATCAATATTTCTGTAGACAATCGTTTTTCAAGCCATAGGGTTGGGGATGCTACACATATTAGGTGTACCCACTAATAATTTGGATTTTTAGGACTGATGAATCATTTACCTCCAAATACTAACAAGAATATATGTGGCTCAGTCCCAAGCAAGTTTACATGATTAATTCTTACTGATTTAATTTATCATAATTGACTATAGTTTTATGTATTCTGAACCTATCACAACTCTCGTCCTTTGTATTCGTACTTGGAATTAGCGACAAGAGTAAGTTCGCATAGGctgatttctttttttcttccttAATGATATTTTCCTCAAAATATCACAAAAGCAAAAGAGAAAAGAGGCCAAAGAGAAATGAACAAATTAAATAAATAGTTCATTCTTTCttctatttgttttttttttaatcacaCTTTCTAGTGATTGTGATTGCAAAAGTTAACGACATAGACCATGTGGACAAGACTAGAGATATGTAAAACGTAATGGTCTTATATGATCACTTCCATAAAAGTGCAATTCTCATGGGATTAATTTTCTTGCAAAGCACTAAATTTAGGTGACATGTCCTTTTTCCAAGTCCGTTTCAAACCTTGTACTTAACTATGAGTACTAAAATGTCCCTTCAGTTCACAGCAAGAACCAAATTATCGATCAATTAAGGCTTGACAACGTATGAGGCTACGTTTGGTGCTTCACCAAACAGGAGGTTCATTCCAATCAATTATTATTGCATTATTATGGTATATAATCATCACTAGCCACaacccaaaagaaaaattactaatTCAAGAATTTCAAATTAGGCTTTTAGATTGAACCCTTCTTCTCTACTTCTTTCTTCCAGAGGCAGATCCAGGATTTAAACATATTCAAATTGGGATTCTATCTCAATCTATTTAATTAATTGGATCAAAAAtctattatttatacatatttaataggTTTGTTAACATAAATACAGGACCGAAGCCAAAGTTATTGAATTTAACATAACCCATAACATATATGGTAAGTTCGCCCGTCGAAACCCAAAGGGAGGGAGGGGTTAATGTATAATGTAAAAAGTCCATGGAAGTAGCTGCATTCAATTACTCAGATGTACTACTAGTAGCTAATGTGTAGTGGTGGCAAaatgaataaaagaaaataattatccACCTATATTATTCATTTAAAAATGAGTTGGATAATTAGTTTTTTAAAAATTGGTCAAATGtgaataagaaccatattatccacttagaaaatggataactaacaaatttaacttttacatttgtaaaacctTAAATGAGGCTTCCTCAAGTTTGGAAGATTAGGAATTcttccaaaagtgatcatattcaagaaaccattgataatatggatatccatattatccggcGATTAAttcattttttatccgtattaaatatggacgGGTtgaataatttatccgtttttacaTTACTCATTTTCGACTCGTTCATACCCGACCCAACCCGCCTATTTGTCACCCCTACTCATGTGTGACACATGAGTATTTGGGATTTGAGAAAGTGATATACTTTTCTTAATCTTGAAGCAACAATTGCTTATACTTCTACAGCAAGAAATTTACTGTCAGTGGTATTTAGGTTTTAGCAGATTTCATCATACCACAAGTCAGCATTTATTAAAAGAATGGATCGAGTCTTGAAATTTGAGGAAATTGTCAAGGGTCGTACATTTTCTCTTGAACAAATGGAAAATCGAATTTTTCTTGTGTTTGTTGTTGAATAGGTCCTTTTTTGTGTTCAAAGCATCTTTCATGTAACGTCTGGACTCAGTTGTGCATTACCCTCCTCACCCCTAGCTAGTCACCCCAATATTTGAATTTTGACACACTAAAATGACGGTAAAACTTAGTGATTACACAATAAACTTACTCGCACCAGATATTTACAGAAAAAAATGACATAAATTTAAAAACTAGATCTCAATTTACCCTCGATGATATGACTTTCTTCGATTTACTATATAACAGTTCAATTTTTACTAGGAGTGACAAAATGAAAGGCACGTGGAACTCTCACAATCATTCAATTAGTTATATGTCGCAAGGGCAATTTTGTTACTTTGCATACATTTagctcaattttttttttattaaaatttcgtATCCAATCAAACACAAATGAAACCGAGGGAGGGAGTAAAAGTATAAAAGTTATTTGATCATAAGACAATGATACTCTCAAGAACGTACTTATCAAATAAGAGTTACGTAACCTCTCATTATAAATGCCTCATGGTCAAAACCTGGGATTAAATATTACCAATATAAAGTAGAAATTTAGGATTATCTTCCAAAATCGATAGAATAAGACGCAAAGTGATATCGAAATATACTTTCTTTTAGAACGGTGAAGTCATGCAAGTTGCtaccttggggggggggggggggggggatgcaaGTTGCTACTAATATATAATTTTGAAATGTAAAATACTGTTTTTTAAGTGTGAAGTTAATCATAGTTAGCTTAAGATATATGAGAGTGAAAATTATTTTCCTCTTTCTTAATTTTCGGTTCTAGGCTTCTAGCTAGTGTGTTGTTACGACATGATTAAACAAAATCCTCATTATTAAGAAGAATATTGATTTATGATTTTATATGATCCAATGTCACTACAAACATATTTGGAATTAATACGAACTTCATCGTTGATCTGTCGCTAAATCACTCATAGcgaatataattttttaataatCTGTCGTTAATCCGTTGCTAAATAGGATTAGCGATGAATTTTTCTGTTTAGCTGCAGAATTTATC
The DNA window shown above is from Nicotiana tomentosiformis chromosome 8, ASM39032v3, whole genome shotgun sequence and carries:
- the LOC138898079 gene encoding uncharacterized protein; this translates as MYHDIRGIYWCDEMKKDITEFVTQCPNCQQVKIEHQKLSGLFQAIEIPTWKWEVINMDFIIGLPRTQRKFDAIWVIVDRLTNAAHFLSTRTTYSAEDYARLYIREIVRLHGVPISIISYRGQSRQKSYANNRRRDLEFQVDDWVFLKVSQMKGAMRFGKKGKLSPRCIGDPSKVILVDDVQFTEQLSDEEALIVILDRQVRRLRTKDVASVKVLWINNNAEDMTWEAEEEMKTRYPHLFPLP